GCACCATCCACTAAAATTACTttagaatattaaaaagctgATGTTCAATCATGGAATGAAAATTCAAGTTACTTCTTCCTTTAAATACTGTATCAGCAGAACAAGccttaattattaattaaacaaactATGGATTTATACAACCAGCGTTGAATCtgttcagcaaaacagaaagcttcTTACTAAGAGAACTATGCTATGGGTGGggcaaagcaagaaaaatagcCAAATTTTTGCCTTTATCAATCTCTACATTAattattaaagaagaaatatttaaagtgatATACTCACATGACAACAAATTTTAAGACACGcaatttttaactgaaattttctaAAGGCTAGCTTCAAGGCACGCAAATTTATCTACTGGTGAGAGCGTATATCAAAAAAATTGAGAATGGTGATTTGAGGTTTGAATCCTCTCCAAAGGCTTTCTAGCATCCCGTGTCTCAGTACCGGCTTTTAAGCTTCATATCCTTTGGTACGGTTCTCCAAACAGAGGACATAAATACCATCcaggttttaaaacattttatttgcatattaaaaaaattgtgcATTCCAATAATTAAAAtcatttgaacaaaaaaaaaatggcactCGATTAACTGCATTTTACAGCTCGCAGGACCTTGGTACAGCTTTGCATTTATTCGTGTGTTACTCTAGTTTACTGTAGTCCCACCCAAGTTCTTCTTTCATCAACATGCAAGCTCTTTCATGCCACCAGGACCAAAGCCAGACAGGCAGAGGGAAAGGCAGCGCCTTCATTCAGTGTCAGTAGTTCTCTCTATTCTTTTGATGTGAAAGGGGCAGTACAGTCATTTTAAACTTTATCCAACCTCTTTGCATCTTACAAAGTTAAACAgctaaaagaagtaaaataagaaGGCAATGCTTGTGGAATGTACAGTGCATAATTTGGAAGGGCAGATTTCATTACGATTCACCCGCTTGCTTCTCCTGTTCAATTGctaaaaagggggaaaagaaaaacagaaaaggagcaaTAAAGACCGTGAACCTGAAAAACGCAGCCGTCGGACAGTTTCTATGGCTCGTGAAGGGGGATTTATCAAAATGGAAACCCAGATGGATCCTCACGAAGCGCTACCCGGTGTCGAGGGGGGGCTCGGGCTGGGCAGAGCCGCGcatccccccccgccccgccccgccccgcccggccccgcgcccgccgcccctCTTTGTCTCCTCCCCGCCTCACCCCCCCCTTCCCaaccccccccgctccccgccccccctccACTCACTTTCTTTTGAAGGCAGGGGGTTTTTCTCTTGCGTCTCTGTCTTCTTCAATTTGGACTTGTCAAATTTCTCGATCTCGGCCATGTCTGGTTTGTCGGACATGTTGGCAGGTGACTCTGCGCGCACAAGAGAAGAGCCCGTTACCCCCGGACGGGGCTCCCGGacccccccagggccccccccGACCCTAGCGGGGCCGCGCCCCGAAGGCGGCCAGCGCCATCCACCCGGGGGGCGCCGCCGCTGGAGCCAAAAGCTCAACGCACGCCGAAATTCAGGCGCTTAATCCCCGGcgtgcaataaataaaaataaatagtaataagaaaaaaaaatcagtccagcatcccagctgcttgcagctcgccgccagccccggcccgTGGCAGCTCCCAGGATCTGCAGGCTGTGGAGCACAATAGAAGGACAGCGCCCGGCTCCCGCCGGGTTTTTAACTcgataaggaaataaaaaataaaaaataataataatttaaaactaaagCCGCCGGGCTGCAACGAAGGCGGCTGGCGGGTCGCACGCCACCGCCCTGCAGCGGCTTGCCTGCGAGACAATAGCCCCCCTCCAGACAATAGCCCCCCCCGGACAATAGCCCCcgcgccctgccctgccctgcccgcggTCTCCCCCGGGGGGGGCACCGTCCAGGGCCCCTGGGTGGCCttgccggggccgggggggcggcgggaccCACCGGTGTCGCCGCGCGGTGATGCTCAGCCCCGCCGctcgctgccgccgccgctccgcacGCCAGTATAAAGGGCGCTCGCTGGCGGGGCGGTTTTATCCCCGCGCCTATGCAAATGGCGGTGATGTCATCCGCTAACCATTTTGCCGCTTTCcgcctttttctctctctctcttttttttttttccttccccccccccccgcctttgcttccttcccctccctcccccagcgcccagccctccctcccccagcacacacacatacacacacacacacacacacacacactgacacacacacacacacgcacacagacagacagacagacagacacacgtCCCCCACGaccgccccggcccccggggggGCGCCCCGGAGGGGGCGGCCGCTGCCCACAGCTTCCCGGCCCCCGCCCTGCCCCGACGctgggaccgggaccgggaccggggctggggcagggaccaGAAACGGGGCAGGGACCGGGAatggggcagggccggggccggggccggggccgggtgGGAGCTTTGGGGAGCTTTTCCCTCAGCCCCCGGGGTGCCCCTTTCCCGCGGGTTGGGCAATATCTGCCGGCTGCTCGTGTTACTCGGATTTCCTCATTTCGGAGGCAAATGCGAACCGCTCGGTCCTTTACGAGCTCCGGGAGCCTCCACTCCCTCCCCCAATCTCCggctgcagggagagaaaaacCCCATCGCTGTCCTTGCAAGCCTGCTGCAAAGGAGACCAAGCGAGCgcggccgtgccgtgccgagccgtgccgggccaGCAGACAATAGCCGGGCCAGGTGCCGCCCCACCCGGCATCTCCTGCCGAGCCCCGTGGGTCGCAGCCGGGGGGCATCGCCCCGGCCAGCCCGGCTGACCCCCCTCGCCGCAGCACCAAATGTCCCCAGCGTGCCGCAAGGGGACCCGAGCCGGCGAGCTGCGAGCCGCCAGCCACCCTAAAAGAGGCGTAAGGCGGCTGGCTGGGGGCGCACGGGTGGCTGTGGTTTGTGCGTTTGCAGTGCTGGGTAATAAACTGAATTATCCGTGGGGGGGTGCGTGGCAGGGTGGCAACAAGCTGGGGACATCCCCGCGTCTTTGTCTGGCAGCGGCTCGGCGAGGGGAGGTGCGAGGTGGGGCAGGCTCGTGGGAGCCCGTGGGAGtgaattgctgctgctttggggacaTCTGCGTGGCACCCATGTGGCCCTTCGCTCCCTGCGCCCTGCCCTCCAGCACTGTGTCTGATGCGAGCGTGGCTGGTGGCGAAGCAGAAGCCATGGCTCACGGACTGTATTAATGTATGCCAGGAGAGCTGTAAATGCATTGCAGTCAACTCCTcggggatgctgctgcttcctctgcttcATGGCTGTCCTCTCCCCCTTGGCCAGCCATTTTTCCTAAC
This genomic window from Cygnus olor isolate bCygOlo1 chromosome 1, bCygOlo1.pri.v2, whole genome shotgun sequence contains:
- the TMSB4X gene encoding thymosin beta-4, producing the protein MSDKPDMAEIEKFDKSKLKKTETQEKNPLPSKETIEQEKQAGES